The following is a genomic window from Chlamydia trachomatis A/HAR-13.
AAGATGAAAAAGTTGTTGAGGAGAAGTGATCCTTACTCAGGATTTTTCTAGCATTATAGATTTTTTCTCCTAAAAGAAGTACGTGTTGCTTCTGTATGGATTTTATCTGACCAGTAAGCAGTTTTACCGCTAGGATGTCTTCTTGATAAAATTCTTCATCCGAATAGTTTTGGGACTCTGATAAAAATAATCGATCCAAACTCTGACTTTCCTCAGAATTCAAAGTTGCTGAGAATAGTTCAATGGAAGGAAGTGTCTTCTTAAAATCTAGAGAAGCGGCAGTTTGATTTTTTTTAAAAAAGACATCCGCTTCTTTTTTTAGTTTGTTCACGTTGTCCTCTGAGAGTAATCTCGTTCATATTCGATATGCAAAATATTTGCTATTTCATGCGTTAACTTCAGAATATCTTCTGCGGCCCTAGAATTTGGATAGACATTAGCTACAGAATCTTCTTTAAGAAGAGAACGGCTGAGAGAAATATCTCGACGAATTTTTGTTGAAAAAAGCTTGTTTTTGTAAATAGACTCGATAATGTCTATATACATTTGGTTAGTCGAGTTACGATCATCCCAAAAAGACAAAGCTATTCCAAGAATGTGTTCTTCTTCAGGTTTTCCGACCGAACTTAAGAATTCACGTATCTTTTGTAACCCTAGAATAGAAAAAGGTTCTGGAGTTAAACAAACAATTAATTTGTCTCCTGCAACAAAAGCTTCTTTCGTTAACCCTCCTAGGCTAGGTGGAGTGTCTATTATGCAGATGTCATAAAAAGGAGCGCAGTACTCATTCAGAAATAACTTTAAGTTGTTACTAGGTCCTCTATGAATATCCAATTCTCTAAACTGTTCGGATAAAAATGATGCAGGAATTAGGTCCACACTATCTTTTTTTGTTTCGCAAATGATTGATTTTAAATCGTTTGATGTGTATACTATGTCGTGCAAGCCTTTTTGGTTACTTCTGACACTAGCCCCCAATCCAGAAGATAAATTGGATTGCGGGTCTAGGTCAGCAAGTAACACTTTTTTCCCTAAAAATTGGGCCAAGTTGCATCCCACGTTTAGAGAAAGTGTTGTTTTTCCAGTTCCTCCCTTAAAAGAGCAAAAAACTAAGGTGTGCAAATCAACTCCAACGTTAGAGTAAGTTGTCTATTCAGCCTTGGAAAACATGTCTTTTCTAGACAAGATAAGCATAATCAAAGCCTTTTTTAGCTTTAAACTGTTATCCTCTAATTTTTCAAGAACAGGAGAGTCTGGGAATAATCCTAAAGAGTTTTCTATTTGTTGAAGCAGTCCTAGAATTAGTGAGACACTTTTATGGTAGAGTTCTAAGGGAGAATTTAAGAAAGTTACTTTTTCCTTGTTTACTCGTATTTTTAGGTCTAATTCGGGGAAATCTTTTTTCACATCTTTAACAATTTTAATAAAATCGTCCCTCACTTTTCTTTTATTTTGCATAACAAACCCCGTAATTCGAACTGTTTTCTCTAAATATAAAACCTATAAGAAAAATCCAATAAAAATTGTTTAAGCGTTTGTTTGAGGTATTACTTCCAAAAAAGATACATTAGAAGTATTTGTTATTCCTAAAATATCATTGCCATTAGAAAGGGCATTAACCCATACCACACCGCTTTCTAAACCGCCTACACGTAATGAATACGTTGTTGGAGTCAATCCTGTATTAGTAATGCTGGTTCTTAGACTACATAAATTAGGAACGCCTGATGAGTATCCATAACTAATCGCGCAGGGCTTAGAATCACCTTCTCGTACCAAAGCTAGAACAACGCCGCCTTCCATTCTTGATGCAATAATATCTGCTGAGACTAAGAACATGCTCCCAGAGCTTTTGGGTGTGACTGTGAATTTTCCTATTTCAGTTCCTCCTAATAAAGTTTCAATGCTACTGGGAGTGAATAACCCGTTGCATTGAATTTTATTAGTGATTGGAAAGTTGTTAAAAGCTTTCAACAAACCTAGAGAAGGGTCTGTTTTGATTTTGTCTAAAATATCTTGGACTGTATTATCAACAATAGTATCAGCAATTCCATCAAGAATTTGATCTCCCAACTTTTCTAGAATAAGCTGGTAAGCTTTTTCCGCATCCAAACCAATTGTAATAGAAGCATTGGTTGATGAATTATTGGAGACTGTTAAAGATATTCCATCAGAAGCTGTCATTTTGGCTGCGACAGGTGTTGATGTTGTCCCAAGGATTATTTGCTGGTCCTTGAGCGGCTCTGTCATTTGCCCAACTTTGATATTATCAGCAAAGACGCAGTTTTCAGTGTTATACAAATAAAAACCAGAATTTCCCATTTTAAAACTCTTTTTTATTTTGAGCTTTAAATAAATTAGGTTTTTAGTTTCAAGCTTGCTATTAATTAATAGATTCTTGTTCTAATTGTTCCATTTGTTCTTTAGATTTCTTAGTTATTTCTTCAAAGCGCTCTTTATTTAGATATAGAATTTCTTTTTTAGAGAGTTTAGAAGAATCCAGAAATTCAATACGTTTTCTTCTAGATAACCAGCCAAGCTGAATGGCGATTTCTATACATTTATCGATAGCTAACTCGATTTTTTTCCAGTTCCTTGTACAGATGTACCGATTCATCCTTAAAATATATGCAAGACTTTTAACGTTAACGTTTAATAACAAGTTTTCTGGCCAAGAATTATCCTTAGTTAATTTTCGTCTCTTTTTCGCAGCTGCTGTAATCACCCAGTCGATAAATGTGTAAGCATACTTTGATGCATTTGGGAAACGCATTTTTATTTCTTGGTATACATTTGCAGGCTTGATTACAAAGTAGGATTCTATTTGATCTACCAAGATAGGACATGGCTCTACAACGAACCCTTTATGTTTCCGTGTAGATGGTGAATTAAAAGGTGTTAAGTCTATATCTATATTTTCTTCGTCAGTTAAACCTTCCCATCCTTCGTAAATCCTAATGATCGGAGAAAGAGTTTGGTAACGGTCTACTATTTGTGTTCCATTAGTCCATCGAGTTCTAGTTGCCACTATTAAAAACGGTTGATGTCCTAAATGGTATAAGGCTTCTAAAGCAGTTTCAGCTTCTTTTCCACTAAACTCATACTTATTTCTGGATGTTTTATACCGCTTAACTCCATAAGCCTCTAAGAATTCAGTTTTTGTAAAACGGATTCTTGGTATCCATCCTTCAAATTGAAAACTATTTGATTCTCTGGATAAAATAACCCCTTTTGTGTTCCCCTTGTAATTCGTTGCGGTCAGTAATCTTTGGATAGCTGCTAATGCATGGTAATGAGATGAAAGAAAATCAAGACCTATAACTTCTACCATCCCATTTTGAGCCAATTTGGGAGATATCTTAATAGATTGACCAGGTCTTCTTCCAAACTTCTGATTTTCAAGGTGGATAGGACTTTTGATGAAGTGGCAGTTACTATAATTTACCATACTTTTTTAATAGCGGAGAATTTACTAATTTTTGGATCGAAATGTAATACCGAAGAGAAAACCGATCCATGTCTATTTTTCCCAACAGTTATCTCACAATTAGAAGACGATTCCTTCCTATTGATAAACAAAATCACATCTGCGTCTTGCTCTATTTGACCGCTGTCTCGCAAATCTGAAAGCATGGGAACTTTATTTGCTCTATCCTCAACTTTTCTAGATAGTTGGGATAAACAAACTATAGGAATGTTTAGCTCTGAGGCTAAACCTCTTAAGGTTCTAGATATATCTGCTATTTCATTTTGACGATTTTCTCCAACCGATGAGTTGATCAACTGCAAGTA
Proteins encoded in this region:
- a CDS encoding ParA family protein codes for the protein MHTLVFCSFKGGTGKTTLSLNVGCNLAQFLGKKVLLADLDPQSNLSSGLGASVRSNQKGLHDIVYTSNDLKSIICETKKDSVDLIPASFLSEQFRELDIHRGPSNNLKLFLNEYCAPFYDICIIDTPPSLGGLTKEAFVAGDKLIVCLTPEPFSILGLQKIREFLSSVGKPEEEHILGIALSFWDDRNSTNQMYIDIIESIYKNKLFSTKIRRDISLSRSLLKEDSVANVYPNSRAAEDILKLTHEIANILHIEYERDYSQRTT
- the pgp3 gene encoding virulence factor Pgp3; translated protein: MGNSGFYLYNTENCVFADNIKVGQMTEPLKDQQIILGTTSTPVAAKMTASDGISLTVSNNSSTNASITIGLDAEKAYQLILEKLGDQILDGIADTIVDNTVQDILDKIKTDPSLGLLKAFNNFPITNKIQCNGLFTPSSIETLLGGTEIGKFTVTPKSSGSMFLVSADIIASRMEGGVVLALVREGDSKPCAISYGYSSGVPNLCSLRTSITNTGLTPTTYSLRVGGLESGVVWVNALSNGNDILGITNTSNVSFLEVIPQTNA
- a CDS encoding DUF5597 domain-containing protein, encoding MVNYSNCHFIKSPIHLENQKFGRRPGQSIKISPKLAQNGMVEVIGLDFLSSHYHALAAIQRLLTATNYKGNTKGVILSRESNSFQFEGWIPRIRFTKTEFLEAYGVKRYKTSRNKYEFSGKEAETALEALYHLGHQPFLIVATRTRWTNGTQIVDRYQTLSPIIRIYEGWEGLTDEENIDIDLTPFNSPSTRKHKGFVVEPCPILVDQIESYFVIKPANVYQEIKMRFPNASKYAYTFIDWVITAAAKKRRKLTKDNSWPENLLLNVNVKSLAYILRMNRYICTRNWKKIELAIDKCIEIAIQLGWLSRRKRIEFLDSSKLSKKEILYLNKERFEEITKKSKEQMEQLEQESIN